The window AGTTGTCAGTCGGTTTGATAACACCGTAAGTGACATCATACACGTGTGCAACTAAGTCGTCACGACTACTATCTTCCGTAATAAAGGTTCTTAGTTTTACATCCTTTATGGCTATTTTTTCGATACGAGGTCTTTCTTTTAAAATAGAAGTCACTTGCTCTGCAGATAATTTTCCGTTACCGTTTAAAATAGCTTTTGTTTTCTTTTCATTTAAATGTTCTTCTACAGTTTCGATCATTCCGTAAAATGACGTTTCGGCTGTATTTGGTATGTATGAAAACACCGAGTTTTCTGTGTCATTATCAATTGCCTTTAAAACTTTTGGCATTAATAAACGCCCCAACATTTTACGTTCTTGATATATTTCGGCATCACTTCCTCTAGAGAAGTAAATACGCTCAAAACTACATGATTTGCGTTCTAAAGGTTCTAATATTTTTTTAATTGAAACTGCTCCAGATTTTTTAGAGATTAAAGCATGGCCAGGTGTTAATTCCTTAACATCATCAAACTCTACATTAAATACGGTTTGTATTACAGGACGCTCTGAAGCGACAACAACAATCTCGTCATCTGTATAATAATATACTGGGCGTATTCCTGCTGGATCACGAAGTACAAAAGCATCTCCATGTCCAATTAAACCTGCCATCGCATAACCACCATCCCAGTTTTTTGCAGCACGTCTTAATATCTTAGCGATTTTTAAACGTTCTGCTATTAATGGAGAGCACTCATGCTTTCCATAACCTTCATTTTTAAGTTCTTTATAAATTTTGCTTACCGCATCGTCTAAAAAGTGACCTATTTTTTCCATTATAGTAATGGTGTCCGTATATTCTTTTGGGTGTTGACCAAGATCAACTAAACTTTGAAAAAGCTCTTTAACATTAGTCATGTTAAAGTTACCTGCTAAAATCAGGTTACGGTGCATCCAGTTATTTTGTCTTAAAAAAGGATGAACACTCTCTACGCTATTTTTACCAAAAGTTCCATAACGTACGTGACCCAATAAAAGCTCTCCAATATAAGGGATATGCTTTTTTTGAAGTTCAACACTATCTTGGTATTCTGGATGTTCTGCTAATTCTTTATTAATACGGTCATTAATTTGAGCAAAAATATCCTGAATAGGTTGTTGCGCGATTGAGCGTACACGACTAATATAACGTTCTCCTGGTAATGTGTCCATTTTAATACTTGCAAAACCAGCACCATCTTGACCACGATTGTGTTGCTTTTCCATCATTAAATACATTTTATTTACACCATAAAATGCACTACCATATTTTTCTTTGTAAAATTCTAAAGGTTTACGTAATCTAATAAGTGCAATTCCGCACTCGTGTTTTAAAGCATCACTCATTGTTGTTGTGTTGTGAGTTGTTTTATTAAAATAATAAAAATAAAAAACGCGCTCATAATAATGAGCGCGTTAGTTTATGTTAATTCTATATCGAACTGTGTCAGTTTCTTAAATTCCAGCAGACGTTTGTTGACTTCCTCTTTTTTCAAGGTTACCATACGTTCTGTTCCAAATTTTTCAACACAAAAAGAGGCTAGTGTAGATCCGTAGATTACTGCATTTTTCATGTTTTCAAAACTAAGATCTCCAGTGCTTGCTAAATATCCAGCAAATCCACCAGCAAAAGTATCTCCAGCTCCTGTTGGATCAAAGACTTCTTCTAATGGTAAAGCAGGTGCGTAAAACATATGGTCATCATGGAATAGTAAAGCACCGTGCTCTCCTTTTTTGATAACTACATATTTTGGACCCATTTCATGAATCTTTCTAGCGGCAACAACTAAACTATATTCTCCGGTTAATTGTCTTGCTTCTTCATCATTAATAGTAATGACATCTACATTTTTAATTACTGAAATTAAATCATCTAAAGCGATGTCCATCCAGAAATTCATAGTGTCTAAAATAGCTAATTTTGGCTTTTTAGTCATTTGGTCTAAAACACCTTGTTGTACCATAGGGTGTAAATTACCTAACATCACTATCTCCGCATCACGATAATTTTCAGGAACTACAGGATTAAAATGTTCTAATACATTTAATTCCGTAGCTAACGTGTCACGAGAGTTCATATCATTGTGATATTTTCCACTCCAAAAAAACGTTTTACCGTCTTTTACAATTTCGACACCTTCGATATTTACGTTTCTATCTGTCAAAAGGTCTAAATATTCCTGAGGAAAATCTCCACCTACAACAGAAACTGCTGCTTGATCTACGTTAAAGTTTGAAGCCGACAACCCTATATAAGTTGCTGCTCCACCAAGAATTTTATCGGTTTTACCAAAAGGAGTTTCTATAGCGTCAAAAGCTACTGTACCTACTATTACTAACTTGCTCATAAATGGCTTTAAAATTTAGTGCAAACTTACGTAAAATATATTCTGTAAAAAAGTGGAATCTGTTGAAAGAAAAGCTAATTATTTACGACCAAAATCTGCAGGAATTTCTCCCCAAGCTTTGGTTTCCCATTTAACTATCGTGGTTTTATAATCGTTTTCTTTTAACCAATTTACTGCACGGTCAACCAAATCGTACACAGGTTTGTTTTTTGCGTTGCGTTCTAGTTTAGAGTTGCACGTTTTTTTGCGGACCCAACTCATAGCTGTTTTAGAGTCTGTATAAATAAGTAAGTCGCTATTGTGTTTTTTTAAAAAACTTAAACCATGCACTAAAGCTAAAAATTCGCCAATATTATTAGTGCCTTCAGCAAAAGGACCTTGTTTAAATAGTTGTTTTTTAGATTTTGTTTCTACACCACGGTATTCCATTATTCCAGGATTACCAGAAGAGGCGGCATCCACAGATATAGAATTGTAATTGGGACGACCAATTTTTTTAAGTTGTTCATGGCTTAACTCGCTGGTAAACCCTTTCTTTTTTCCAATATAGTCAAAGTAGTTGCCTTTTAAGGCTTCTTTGGCAGCATCAAAAGTGGCAAATGATTTGTATTGGGCACCTTGGTAATCTTTGATTTGTGCTTTGCAATCATTCCAAGATTCAAAAACGCCTTTGTGGTGTCCTTGCCAAACGGTGTAGTATTTTTTCTTTTTTTTACCCATTTCTTTTATTTCCGCTTAAGCGAAAATTGTATTGTTTTATCTTTTCTGAGACGGTGAAACTCTACTTTAATATATATGTACAGTTCTTATAACAGGATTAGGTATGCTAATTTAATAATTTATCGACTATTAATGGAAAGTGTTCCATTTCCAATTTATGAATCTTTTCTGCGACGTCCAAGGCGGTATCTGAAGCTAAAACCTCACATTTTGCTTGAAAAATGATGGCGCCTTCATCATAATGCTCGTTTACATAATGAATTGTTATGCCTGTTTCAGTTTCTTTATTGGCGACAACAGACTCGTGCACGTGCATGCCGTACATGCCCTTTCCTCCAAATTTTGGTAACAAAGCAGGATGCACATTTATGACTCTGTTTGGGAACGCTTTTAATATCTTTTCAGGAAATTTCCATAAAAAACCAGCAAGAACAATTAGATCTGGTTGGTTTGATTTAAGGATGTTTAGGACGTCATCAGTATCAGTTAGTGCTGTTTTGTTGAAAGATAAGGCGCTAACTTTTAGTTTTTTACAACGCTCTAGCACTTTGGCATGAGGATTGTTAGTTAATACCTGAATAACAGACGCATTGTCTCTATTTTGAAAAAACCTTATTAAATTTTCAGCATTACTTCCGCTACCGGACGCAAAAATTACTACACGTTTCATTTTCTATATTCAATGTTAAATTCTTCAAACAAAAAAAGCAATAATTATTAACAATTACGGGCTAAAATCGAAATTCTTCGATTTAAATAATTAAATTCGTAGCACATTTTTAAAGTAAACGTGTGTTTTAAAATAAAGTTTTTTATTTTTGCCCCTTAATTAAAACTAAAAAAATTAAAATTATGTCAGACATTGCATCAAGAGTAAAAGCGATTATCGTAGACAAATTAGGTGTTGATGAAAACGAAGTTGTAACTGAAGCTAGCTTCACGAACGACTTAGGTGCAGATTCATTAGATACTGTAGAATTAATCATGGAATTTGAAAAAGAATTCGATATCCAGATTCCAGATGACCAAGCAGAGAACATTGCAACAGTAGGTCAAGCTGTATCTTATATTGAAGCTGCTAAATAAGCACAATATTTATGGAACTTAAGCGAGTAGTAGTTACAGGATTAGGAGCGTTGACACCAATTGGAAACACTATAGACGAGTATTGGGCTGGTCTAATTAGTGGTAAAAGTGGTGCGGCACCTATTACATATTTTGATGCTGAAAAGTTCAAGACAAACTTTGCTTGCGAGTTAAAAAACTTCGTGGCTACTGATTTTCTTGACAGAAAAGAGGCCCGAAAAATGGACAGGTTTACGCAGTACGCAATGGTCGCATCTGATGA is drawn from Psychroserpens sp. NJDZ02 and contains these coding sequences:
- a CDS encoding PfkB family carbohydrate kinase; translated protein: MSKLVIVGTVAFDAIETPFGKTDKILGGAATYIGLSASNFNVDQAAVSVVGGDFPQEYLDLLTDRNVNIEGVEIVKDGKTFFWSGKYHNDMNSRDTLATELNVLEHFNPVVPENYRDAEIVMLGNLHPMVQQGVLDQMTKKPKLAILDTMNFWMDIALDDLISVIKNVDVITINDEEARQLTGEYSLVVAARKIHEMGPKYVVIKKGEHGALLFHDDHMFYAPALPLEEVFDPTGAGDTFAGGFAGYLASTGDLSFENMKNAVIYGSTLASFCVEKFGTERMVTLKKEEVNKRLLEFKKLTQFDIELT
- a CDS encoding amidophosphoribosyltransferase: MSDALKHECGIALIRLRKPLEFYKEKYGSAFYGVNKMYLMMEKQHNRGQDGAGFASIKMDTLPGERYISRVRSIAQQPIQDIFAQINDRINKELAEHPEYQDSVELQKKHIPYIGELLLGHVRYGTFGKNSVESVHPFLRQNNWMHRNLILAGNFNMTNVKELFQSLVDLGQHPKEYTDTITIMEKIGHFLDDAVSKIYKELKNEGYGKHECSPLIAERLKIAKILRRAAKNWDGGYAMAGLIGHGDAFVLRDPAGIRPVYYYTDDEIVVVASERPVIQTVFNVEFDDVKELTPGHALISKKSGAVSIKKILEPLERKSCSFERIYFSRGSDAEIYQERKMLGRLLMPKVLKAIDNDTENSVFSYIPNTAETSFYGMIETVEEHLNEKKTKAILNGNGKLSAEQVTSILKERPRIEKIAIKDVKLRTFITEDSSRDDLVAHVYDVTYGVIKPTDNLVIIDDSIVRGTTLKKSIIKMMDRLHPKKIVIVSSAPQIRFPDCYGIDMANLETLVAFNAALALLKENGKYDLVEEVYHKCKAQEGLLDKDVKNFVNEIYDQFTTEQISAKISELLTDDSVKAEVEIIFQPVSNLHKAIPDHLGDWYFTGNYPTAGGNRVVNRAFINFYEGNKERAY
- a CDS encoding phosphoribosylglycinamide formyltransferase, with product MKRVVIFASGSGSNAENLIRFFQNRDNASVIQVLTNNPHAKVLERCKKLKVSALSFNKTALTDTDDVLNILKSNQPDLIVLAGFLWKFPEKILKAFPNRVINVHPALLPKFGGKGMYGMHVHESVVANKETETGITIHYVNEHYDEGAIIFQAKCEVLASDTALDVAEKIHKLEMEHFPLIVDKLLN
- a CDS encoding acyl carrier protein — protein: MSDIASRVKAIIVDKLGVDENEVVTEASFTNDLGADSLDTVELIMEFEKEFDIQIPDDQAENIATVGQAVSYIEAAK
- a CDS encoding viroplasmin family protein, with the protein product MGKKKKKYYTVWQGHHKGVFESWNDCKAQIKDYQGAQYKSFATFDAAKEALKGNYFDYIGKKKGFTSELSHEQLKKIGRPNYNSISVDAASSGNPGIMEYRGVETKSKKQLFKQGPFAEGTNNIGEFLALVHGLSFLKKHNSDLLIYTDSKTAMSWVRKKTCNSKLERNAKNKPVYDLVDRAVNWLKENDYKTTIVKWETKAWGEIPADFGRK